In one Streptomyces sp. NBC_01288 genomic region, the following are encoded:
- a CDS encoding helix-turn-helix transcriptional regulator, with protein sequence MLGAIGLDEAHESAYRALVSVGAADVPDLARRLTLGEYDTERALRRLEHHGLAAQSSARPGRWVAAPPGVALGALLTQQRHELEKAELAAALLAEEYRATAAEPAVHDLVEVVIGAAAVTQRFLQLQLGATEEVCALVTGTPVAVTGMENGAEEQAADRGVRYRVVLERAVLDQPDGITELTAALGRDEQVRVVDKVPTKLVVADRTLAMVPLTSHTAEPAALVVHASGLLELLCGLFESVWRDALPLRLGASGATEQNPDGPDTTDLEVLSLLLAGLTDASVAKQLDLGLRTVQRRVKRLMELTGVTTRLQLGWHAYERGWVART encoded by the coding sequence ATGCTGGGAGCGATAGGCCTGGACGAGGCACACGAGTCGGCGTACCGGGCACTGGTGTCCGTCGGCGCCGCGGACGTGCCCGATCTCGCCCGACGGCTGACCCTCGGGGAGTACGACACCGAGCGCGCCCTGCGCCGCCTGGAACACCACGGACTCGCCGCCCAGTCCTCGGCCCGCCCCGGCCGCTGGGTCGCCGCCCCGCCCGGGGTCGCCCTGGGCGCGCTGCTCACCCAGCAGCGCCACGAACTGGAGAAGGCCGAACTGGCCGCCGCGCTGCTCGCCGAGGAGTACCGCGCCACCGCCGCCGAACCCGCCGTACACGACCTGGTGGAGGTGGTGATCGGCGCCGCGGCCGTCACCCAGCGCTTCCTCCAGCTCCAGCTCGGCGCGACCGAGGAGGTCTGCGCGCTGGTCACCGGGACCCCGGTCGCCGTCACCGGCATGGAGAACGGCGCGGAGGAACAGGCCGCCGACCGCGGGGTCCGCTACCGGGTCGTCCTGGAACGCGCCGTACTCGACCAGCCGGACGGCATCACCGAACTCACCGCCGCACTGGGCCGCGACGAACAGGTACGGGTGGTCGACAAGGTCCCGACGAAGCTGGTGGTGGCCGACCGGACCCTCGCGATGGTCCCGCTGACCTCGCACACCGCGGAACCGGCCGCGCTCGTCGTCCACGCGAGCGGCCTGCTGGAGCTGCTCTGCGGACTGTTCGAGTCGGTCTGGCGGGACGCCCTCCCGCTGCGCCTCGGCGCCTCCGGCGCCACCGAGCAGAACCCGGACGGCCCCGACACCACGGACCTGGAGGTGCTGTCCCTGCTGCTGGCCGGCCTGACCGACGCCAGCGTCGCGAAACAGCTCGATCTGGGCCTCAGGACGGTCCAGCGCCGGGTGAAGCGCCTGATGGAGCTGACCGGCGTCACGACCCGGCTGCAACTGGGCTGGCACGCCTACGAACGGGGCTGGGTCGCCCGTACCTGA
- a CDS encoding DUF456 domain-containing protein gives MGVGELLLVGVVILLGLCGVLVPGVPGSWLVWAAVLWWALKDPQPVSWGVLVGATAVLFLSQVVRWALPPRRLRTSGATPRMGVYAGAGALLGFVLIPVVGAIPGFMAGVYLHERLRLGRHGEAMASLRTAMRSGGSSVLTELFTCLLIMGAWVGAVIWG, from the coding sequence ATGGGAGTGGGTGAACTCCTCCTGGTCGGCGTCGTCATCCTGCTCGGCCTGTGCGGAGTCTTGGTGCCCGGAGTGCCGGGGTCGTGGCTGGTGTGGGCCGCGGTCCTGTGGTGGGCGCTGAAGGACCCGCAGCCGGTGTCCTGGGGCGTCCTCGTGGGCGCCACGGCCGTCCTGTTCCTCTCCCAGGTGGTGCGCTGGGCCCTCCCGCCCCGCCGCCTGCGCACGAGCGGCGCGACCCCCCGAATGGGCGTGTACGCCGGAGCGGGCGCGCTCCTCGGCTTCGTCCTGATCCCGGTGGTCGGCGCGATCCCCGGCTTCATGGCCGGCGTCTACCTCCACGAACGCCTGCGCCTGGGCCGCCACGGCGAGGCCATGGCCTCCCTCCGTACGGCGATGCGCTCGGGCGGCTCCAGCGTGCTGACCGAACTGTTCACCTGCCTGCTGATCATGGGGGCGTGGGTGGGCGCGGTGATCTGGGGCTGA
- a CDS encoding SGNH/GDSL hydrolase family protein — protein sequence MVGAGRVVVALLVCVLGAGVGEGAAAAEGPAGRASDTWTGTWEAAPSGTAPALPGASFRNVVHLSVGGSAARVRLTNRLGTSPLRLDAVTVALREVGPDAVPGSMWVATFGGARSVTIPVGEDLVSDPVPLAVPDGADLLVTVHTPDDSGPATYHRAAGQTNYLAPQGNWAADVDGSAYTATTTSWYYVTGVDVLDAPAAGSVVALGDSLTDGNGSTRDANHRWPDRLAERLGALPSYRRLGVLNAGVSGNRLLRDDVGPSALSRLDADALSRSGVRVVILLEGINDIKGTPNATDPAAFEDAYRTLVSRAHAHGIRVIGATLTPYGGNSGYTAAREAVRQEINGFIRGGGPFDGVVDFDAAVRDPEQPQRILPGYDCGDHLHFNDAGMRALADTVDLTALS from the coding sequence ATGGTCGGGGCCGGACGGGTCGTCGTAGCACTGCTGGTGTGCGTGCTGGGAGCGGGAGTTGGGGAGGGTGCGGCGGCAGCCGAGGGACCGGCCGGTCGGGCGTCGGACACCTGGACCGGGACTTGGGAAGCCGCCCCCTCCGGTACCGCCCCGGCGCTGCCCGGCGCCTCCTTCCGCAACGTCGTTCACCTCAGTGTCGGCGGCAGCGCGGCCCGCGTCCGGCTCACCAACCGGCTCGGTACCTCTCCTCTTCGCCTCGACGCGGTGACCGTCGCCCTGCGGGAGGTGGGGCCGGACGCCGTGCCGGGGTCGATGTGGGTCGCCACCTTCGGCGGAGCGCGGTCGGTCACCATTCCGGTGGGGGAGGACCTCGTCAGTGATCCCGTTCCGCTCGCCGTGCCCGACGGGGCGGATCTGCTCGTCACGGTGCACACGCCCGACGACTCCGGTCCGGCGACCTACCACCGTGCGGCCGGGCAGACCAACTACCTTGCCCCGCAAGGGAATTGGGCCGCCGATGTCGACGGTTCCGCGTACACGGCGACCACCACCTCCTGGTACTACGTCACCGGTGTCGACGTCCTCGACGCCCCGGCGGCCGGCAGTGTCGTCGCCCTCGGCGACTCCCTCACCGACGGCAACGGCTCCACCCGGGACGCCAACCACCGCTGGCCCGACCGGCTCGCCGAACGTCTCGGCGCCCTGCCGTCGTACCGTCGCCTCGGTGTCCTCAACGCCGGTGTCTCCGGGAACCGGCTGCTGCGCGACGACGTAGGCCCGAGCGCGTTGTCCCGTCTCGACGCCGATGCCCTGTCGCGGTCGGGGGTGCGGGTGGTGATCCTCCTGGAGGGCATCAACGACATCAAGGGCACCCCGAACGCCACCGACCCCGCCGCCTTCGAGGACGCGTACCGCACCCTCGTGAGCCGGGCCCACGCGCACGGCATCCGCGTCATCGGCGCGACCCTCACCCCGTACGGCGGCAACAGCGGGTACACGGCCGCCCGCGAAGCCGTACGGCAGGAGATCAACGGCTTCATCCGTGGAGGCGGGCCCTTCGACGGGGTGGTCGACTTCGATGCCGCCGTCCGTGACCCGGAGCAGCCGCAGCGGATCCTGCCCGGGTACGACTGCGGTGATCACCTGCACTTCAACGACGCCGGTATGCGGGCGCTCGCCGACACGGTCGACCTCACCGCGCTCAGCTGA
- a CDS encoding PPOX class F420-dependent oxidoreductase: MTEFTEAERAYLTSQRLGRLATVDPQGQPQANPVGFFPQADGTILVGGYAMGTTKKWRNLRENPKVALVVDDIVSVRPWRVRGIDIRGEAELLVGPHELGPHMSEEVIRIHPRRIHSWGLETEPGTD; this comes from the coding sequence ATGACCGAATTCACCGAGGCCGAGCGCGCCTACCTCACCTCACAGCGACTGGGCCGCCTCGCCACCGTCGATCCCCAGGGCCAGCCACAGGCCAACCCCGTCGGCTTCTTCCCCCAGGCCGACGGGACGATCCTGGTCGGCGGCTATGCGATGGGCACGACGAAGAAGTGGCGCAACCTGCGCGAGAACCCGAAGGTCGCGCTGGTCGTGGACGACATCGTCAGCGTCCGACCCTGGAGGGTACGGGGTATCGACATCCGCGGCGAGGCCGAACTCCTGGTCGGGCCACATGAGTTGGGCCCGCACATGAGCGAAGAGGTGATCCGTATCCATCCCCGGCGAATCCACAGCTGGGGCCTGGAGACGGAACCGGGAACGGACTGA
- a CDS encoding methylated-DNA--[protein]-cysteine S-methyltransferase gives MTVPTTDPTATRWTSFDSPLGQLLLTADEFGALTSLSVPGQKGGRTVQPEWREDPGPFRAAGEQLAAYFAGELKEFQLEFRTSGTDFRERVWTALDSVPYGATTTYGEIAARIGAPRVAVRAVGGAIGANPLLVVRPCHRVIGADGAMTGYAGGLERKVQLLTLEDALG, from the coding sequence ATGACTGTCCCGACGACCGACCCGACGGCCACCCGCTGGACGAGTTTCGACAGCCCCCTGGGCCAACTCCTCCTCACCGCCGACGAGTTCGGCGCTCTCACCTCCCTCTCCGTGCCCGGCCAGAAGGGTGGCCGTACCGTCCAGCCGGAGTGGCGGGAGGACCCCGGCCCCTTCCGCGCCGCCGGGGAGCAGCTCGCCGCCTACTTCGCCGGTGAACTCAAGGAATTCCAGCTGGAGTTCCGTACCTCCGGCACGGACTTCCGCGAGCGCGTGTGGACCGCCCTCGACTCCGTCCCGTACGGCGCGACGACGACGTACGGCGAGATCGCCGCGCGGATCGGCGCGCCCCGGGTCGCGGTCCGGGCCGTGGGCGGGGCGATCGGCGCCAATCCGTTGCTGGTCGTCCGGCCCTGCCATCGCGTGATCGGCGCCGACGGGGCGATGACGGGGTATGCGGGCGGGCTCGAACGCAAGGTGCAACTCCTCACGCTGGAGGACGCGTTGGGCTGA
- a CDS encoding DNA-3-methyladenine glycosylase 2 family protein: MDEDTRYEAVRSRDARFDGEFFFGVATTGIYCRPSCPAVTPKRRNVRFFATAAAAQGSGFRACRRCRPDAVPGSAEWNARADVVGRAMRLIGDGVVDREGVAGLAVRLGYSARQVQRQLTAELGAGPVALARAQRAHTARVLVQTTDLPITEIAFAAGFASVRQFNDTIRAVYASTPSELRTAKTPHAPKAPAKGTGPSAGIPLRLAHRGPYQSAAVFDLLAREAVPGVEEITGTPGRRTYRRTLRLPYGTGIVAVDERPGALRTAPPAHPGGWLDARLHLTDHRDLTTAVQRLRRLFDLDADPYAVDERLGADPRLAPLVAARPGLRSPGTADPEELAVRALVGRAEAERLVRRCGKLLDAPSGGLTHLFPEPSALVDAAPGEPLAALATALADGTVRLDAGVDRDDAEEALLALPGMGADTVAVIRTRALGDPDVAPPGVDIPDAWRPWRSYAVQHLEHLEHVQHLRTAGELESR; the protein is encoded by the coding sequence ATGGACGAAGACACCAGGTACGAAGCCGTGCGGAGCCGGGATGCCCGGTTCGACGGGGAGTTCTTCTTCGGGGTCGCCACGACCGGGATCTACTGCCGGCCCAGTTGCCCGGCCGTGACGCCGAAGCGGCGCAACGTGCGGTTCTTCGCGACGGCCGCCGCCGCGCAGGGCTCGGGGTTCCGGGCCTGCCGGCGGTGCCGTCCGGACGCCGTGCCGGGGTCGGCCGAGTGGAACGCGCGCGCCGATGTAGTCGGCCGCGCCATGCGGCTCATCGGCGACGGCGTCGTGGACCGCGAGGGTGTCGCCGGGCTCGCCGTGCGGCTCGGCTACAGCGCGCGGCAGGTCCAGCGGCAGCTCACCGCCGAACTCGGTGCCGGGCCGGTCGCCCTCGCCCGGGCCCAACGGGCGCACACCGCACGGGTGTTGGTGCAGACCACCGATCTGCCGATCACGGAGATCGCGTTCGCCGCCGGGTTCGCCAGCGTCCGCCAGTTCAACGACACGATCCGCGCCGTGTACGCGTCGACCCCGAGCGAGTTGCGGACGGCGAAGACGCCCCACGCGCCCAAGGCACCGGCGAAGGGCACCGGACCGTCCGCCGGAATCCCGTTGCGGCTCGCCCACCGGGGCCCGTACCAGTCCGCCGCCGTCTTCGACCTGCTCGCACGCGAGGCCGTCCCCGGCGTCGAGGAGATCACCGGCACCCCCGGCCGCCGCACCTACCGCCGTACCCTCCGCCTCCCCTACGGCACCGGAATCGTCGCCGTCGACGAGCGCCCCGGCGCCCTCAGGACCGCGCCCCCCGCCCACCCCGGCGGCTGGCTCGACGCCCGTCTGCACCTCACCGACCACCGCGACCTGACCACCGCCGTCCAGCGCCTACGACGACTCTTCGACCTGGACGCCGACCCGTACGCCGTCGACGAACGGCTCGGCGCCGATCCCCGGCTCGCCCCGCTCGTCGCCGCCCGACCCGGCCTGCGCTCACCGGGCACCGCCGACCCGGAGGAACTCGCCGTACGGGCGCTGGTCGGGCGGGCGGAGGCCGAGCGGCTGGTGCGGCGGTGCGGGAAGCTGTTGGACGCTCCCTCCGGCGGCCTCACCCACCTCTTCCCCGAGCCGTCCGCACTGGTGGACGCCGCCCCGGGCGAACCCCTGGCCGCCCTCGCCACCGCCCTGGCCGACGGCACGGTACGGCTCGACGCCGGCGTCGACCGGGACGACGCGGAGGAGGCCCTGCTCGCGCTGCCCGGCATGGGCGCCGACACCGTTGCCGTCATCCGTACCCGCGCCCTCGGCGACCCCGATGTGGCACCGCCCGGCGTTGACATTCCGGATGCGTGGCGTCCCTGGCGTTCGTACGCCGTACAGCACCTAGAGCATCTCGAACACGTACAACACCTGCGCACGGCAGGGGAGTTGGAGTCACGATGA
- the rsgA gene encoding ribosome small subunit-dependent GTPase A gives MSFSSLPGSFSSSASVHPLQPYGWDADWEAEFVPFAERGLLPGRVVRVDRGLCDVVTSAGTVRADTEFVVPRDPMKVVCTGDWVAVDPEGGNPRYVRTYLPRRTAFVRSTSSKRSEGQILAANVDHAIVAVPLTGDLDLGRIERFLALAWESGARPVVVLTKADLVPDAVTLSYLVQDVETTAPGVPVLAVSAATGDGVDVLAAVAAGGTSVLLGQSGAGKSTLANALIGEDVMDVQATRDVDGKGRHTTTTRNLLALPGGGVLIDTPGLRGVGLWDAQTGVGQVFAEIAELAGQCRFHDCAHTAEPGCAVLAALDSGELPERRLDSYRKLMRENQWIVAKTDARARAELRRDWKRKGAEGKAAMEAKRGRWA, from the coding sequence TTGTCTTTCTCCTCCCTCCCGGGTTCGTTCTCGTCTTCCGCTTCCGTGCATCCGCTCCAGCCGTACGGCTGGGATGCGGACTGGGAGGCCGAGTTCGTCCCGTTCGCCGAGCGGGGTCTCCTGCCCGGCCGGGTCGTACGGGTCGACCGTGGCCTCTGCGATGTCGTCACGTCGGCCGGCACCGTCCGTGCCGACACCGAGTTCGTCGTCCCGCGTGACCCGATGAAGGTCGTGTGCACGGGCGACTGGGTCGCTGTCGACCCCGAAGGCGGTAACCCGCGGTACGTACGGACGTATCTGCCGCGCCGTACCGCGTTCGTGCGTTCCACCTCCTCCAAGCGGTCCGAGGGGCAGATCCTCGCGGCCAATGTCGACCACGCGATCGTGGCCGTACCGCTGACCGGGGACCTCGACCTCGGCCGCATCGAACGGTTTCTCGCGCTCGCGTGGGAGTCCGGTGCCCGGCCCGTGGTCGTGCTGACCAAGGCCGACCTGGTGCCGGACGCGGTGACGTTGTCGTATCTCGTCCAGGACGTGGAGACGACGGCGCCGGGCGTGCCGGTGCTGGCCGTCAGCGCCGCCACCGGGGACGGGGTCGACGTGCTCGCCGCGGTCGCCGCCGGCGGTACGTCCGTGCTGCTCGGGCAGTCCGGTGCGGGCAAGTCGACGCTCGCGAACGCGCTGATCGGTGAGGACGTGATGGACGTCCAGGCGACGCGTGACGTCGACGGCAAGGGCCGTCATACGACCACCACGCGCAACCTGCTCGCCCTGCCGGGTGGTGGGGTGCTGATCGACACGCCGGGGCTGCGCGGTGTCGGGCTGTGGGACGCGCAGACCGGGGTCGGGCAGGTCTTCGCCGAGATCGCGGAACTGGCCGGACAGTGCCGCTTCCACGACTGTGCCCACACCGCCGAACCTGGTTGCGCGGTCCTCGCCGCCCTCGACTCCGGTGAACTTCCCGAACGCCGGCTCGACAGTTACCGCAAGCTCATGCGCGAGAACCAGTGGATCGTCGCCAAGACCGACGCCCGCGCCCGCGCCGAACTGCGCCGCGACTGGAAGCGGAAGGGGGCGGAGGGGAAGGCGGCGATGGAGGCGAAGCGGGGGCGCTGGGCTTAG
- a CDS encoding glycoside hydrolase domain-containing protein yields MADEKVLAAQQWVNTTYGSVAGYAACPENGQTGWSTMYSLTMGLQHELGISPVVANFGAGTLSAVAALGNIGIGWQTKANIVKIIRHGLFCKGYWGGDTGVVSFDSAAAASVDLMKENMGLVRDGGVVQPKVLKAILNMDAYAVLSGGDDKIRSIQQWLNGRYWTRSTCTIGPTDGHYSRDVQQALMKAVQIEGGIPEAQATGNFGAGTQAVLKAHSVGPGSSGIFMQLFSAACVFNEPVLTAAKDDQRTHFTDTWDSDISGWVSGFQTFSGFAKSERSGVGDYLTWAQLLVSMGDPDRAATGSDTAYTITASRAQRMRDDKYLYVGRYLNEASAGGGSKMLEEGELDDIFGAGLRVFPIFQDNGRTLAEYNSPNGYAHGRLAHDQAVHFGFNRGTVIYFAVDYDATVEDMPRILEYFRGVTSGLASKGKRYVHGVYGSRNVCAQVTQETYARYSFVSGMSWGFSGNLGFPLPANWSFNQIKEYQVTNGTDVFALDRDVHRDGADTGQGDVNHVVSPAASLLANIDQLYALAQNYGSGDPNRLVTDYYRQARYSDYRWTQLIGDVDWDFVAYADSHGAELLSEFTDPFTGQALGPQHLLATTAGHMIKPPLVDHSHANAGDVAGWAGDVMTFYGNWRHDSDSVASGYTYCTDYMAKIGVSSSFSFEDLVEDVDGFHLAEKLRAGKAITTALREHYEQTGGATRFQDFLSKRFDSTRSTAQDAAHYILTALDSPIINLGRVALEYDGGGVLIVLSHTLPDNLLQPFCLGFAETLFARAGLEESSRATLLANHAKLFSGSAG; encoded by the coding sequence ATGGCCGACGAAAAAGTTCTTGCCGCCCAGCAGTGGGTCAACACCACCTACGGTTCGGTGGCGGGATACGCGGCGTGCCCCGAGAACGGGCAGACCGGCTGGTCCACCATGTACAGCCTGACGATGGGTCTGCAACACGAGCTGGGAATCAGCCCTGTTGTGGCCAACTTCGGCGCCGGCACCCTCTCAGCGGTGGCCGCCCTGGGAAACATCGGAATCGGCTGGCAGACGAAAGCGAACATCGTCAAAATCATCCGTCACGGGCTCTTCTGCAAGGGCTACTGGGGCGGGGACACCGGGGTGGTGTCCTTCGACTCCGCCGCCGCCGCGTCGGTCGACCTGATGAAGGAGAACATGGGCCTCGTCCGCGATGGCGGGGTGGTCCAGCCCAAGGTCCTCAAGGCGATTCTCAACATGGACGCCTACGCCGTCCTGTCCGGCGGCGACGACAAGATCAGATCCATTCAGCAGTGGCTCAACGGCCGCTACTGGACGCGGAGTACATGCACCATCGGCCCTACCGACGGCCACTACTCCCGCGATGTCCAGCAGGCTCTGATGAAGGCCGTCCAGATCGAGGGCGGCATACCGGAGGCCCAGGCGACCGGAAACTTCGGCGCCGGAACCCAGGCCGTGCTCAAGGCCCATTCCGTGGGCCCCGGCTCGTCCGGAATCTTCATGCAACTCTTCTCCGCGGCCTGCGTGTTCAACGAACCCGTTCTCACGGCCGCCAAGGACGATCAGCGCACCCACTTCACCGACACCTGGGACTCCGACATCTCGGGCTGGGTCAGCGGCTTCCAGACGTTCTCCGGGTTCGCCAAGTCCGAGCGCTCGGGTGTGGGCGACTACCTGACCTGGGCCCAACTCCTGGTGTCCATGGGCGATCCCGACCGCGCGGCCACCGGATCCGACACCGCGTACACCATCACGGCGTCGCGGGCACAGCGGATGCGCGACGACAAGTACCTGTATGTCGGCCGCTACCTGAACGAGGCCTCGGCCGGCGGCGGTTCGAAGATGTTGGAGGAAGGCGAACTCGACGACATCTTCGGCGCGGGCCTGCGCGTCTTCCCCATCTTCCAGGACAACGGGAGAACCCTCGCCGAGTACAACTCCCCCAACGGCTACGCCCACGGCCGGCTGGCCCATGACCAGGCGGTCCACTTCGGGTTCAACCGGGGCACTGTGATCTACTTCGCCGTCGATTACGATGCGACCGTGGAGGACATGCCGAGGATCCTGGAGTACTTCCGGGGTGTCACCTCCGGCCTCGCCTCCAAGGGAAAGCGTTACGTGCACGGCGTGTACGGCTCCAGAAACGTGTGCGCCCAGGTGACGCAGGAGACCTACGCCAGATACTCGTTCGTCTCCGGAATGTCCTGGGGATTCTCCGGCAATCTCGGCTTCCCGCTCCCCGCGAACTGGTCCTTCAACCAGATCAAGGAATACCAGGTAACCAACGGCACCGACGTGTTCGCCCTGGACCGTGACGTACACCGGGACGGTGCCGACACCGGACAGGGCGACGTCAACCACGTCGTCTCCCCCGCGGCCTCCCTCCTCGCGAACATCGACCAGTTGTACGCCCTGGCGCAGAACTACGGCAGCGGGGACCCGAACCGGCTCGTCACCGACTACTACCGCCAGGCGCGTTACTCGGACTACAGGTGGACGCAGCTGATAGGCGACGTCGACTGGGACTTCGTCGCCTACGCCGACAGCCACGGGGCGGAATTGCTCTCCGAATTCACCGACCCCTTCACGGGACAGGCCCTTGGCCCCCAGCATCTGCTCGCCACCACCGCCGGGCACATGATCAAGCCACCCCTGGTCGACCACAGCCACGCCAACGCGGGTGATGTCGCCGGATGGGCCGGAGACGTCATGACGTTCTACGGGAACTGGCGTCACGACAGCGACTCGGTCGCCTCCGGCTACACCTACTGCACCGACTACATGGCGAAGATCGGCGTCTCCTCCAGCTTCAGCTTCGAGGATCTCGTCGAGGACGTGGACGGGTTCCACCTCGCCGAGAAGCTGCGAGCCGGCAAGGCCATCACCACGGCCCTGCGCGAGCACTACGAACAGACCGGCGGAGCGACCCGTTTCCAGGACTTCCTGTCCAAGCGGTTCGACAGCACGCGGTCCACGGCGCAGGACGCCGCGCACTACATCCTCACCGCGCTGGACTCCCCGATCATCAACCTCGGACGGGTCGCGCTCGAATACGATGGCGGAGGAGTTCTCATCGTCCTGTCCCACACGCTCCCGGACAACCTGCTCCAGCCCTTCTGTCTCGGTTTCGCGGAAACGCTGTTCGCCCGCGCCGGACTGGAGGAGAGCAGCCGGGCGACGCTGCTGGCCAACCACGCCAAGCTCTTCTCGGGCTCCGCCGGCTGA
- a CDS encoding SDR family oxidoreductase, translated as MSSVLITGASQGIGRAIAVELAGRGHRVIATARRPETLADLPVDQRLRLDVTDQESVDRAVRDAGEIDVLVSNAGETVRAPLESVPLAEVERLFQVNTLGALRVAQAVLPAMRERGAGRLVFVSSIQGRMVLPMIGPYGASKWALEALAETLAIETGHFGVKVSVVQPGAVSSGGGERARVHLGENDPYTPLYEALPALRGELVTPEDVATTVAATIEHPEPPLRVPAGAPAERALRARKAAPEDEPFLLAEIDW; from the coding sequence ATGTCCTCCGTGCTCATCACCGGCGCATCCCAAGGCATCGGCCGAGCCATCGCCGTAGAACTGGCCGGCCGGGGCCACCGGGTGATCGCCACCGCGCGCCGCCCGGAAACCCTGGCCGACCTCCCCGTCGACCAGCGCCTCCGCCTCGATGTCACCGACCAGGAAAGCGTCGACCGGGCCGTCCGGGACGCCGGCGAGATCGACGTCCTGGTCAGCAACGCCGGGGAAACCGTGCGCGCACCCCTGGAGAGCGTCCCGCTCGCCGAGGTGGAACGGCTCTTCCAGGTCAACACCCTGGGCGCGCTGCGCGTGGCGCAGGCCGTGCTGCCCGCCATGCGCGAACGCGGCGCGGGCCGTCTCGTCTTCGTCTCCAGCATCCAGGGACGCATGGTGCTGCCCATGATCGGCCCCTACGGCGCCAGCAAATGGGCGTTGGAGGCACTCGCCGAGACGCTCGCCATCGAGACGGGCCACTTCGGCGTCAAGGTGAGCGTCGTCCAGCCCGGCGCGGTCTCCTCGGGCGGCGGAGAGCGCGCCAGGGTGCACCTCGGCGAGAACGATCCCTACACCCCGCTCTACGAGGCACTGCCCGCGCTCCGCGGCGAACTCGTCACCCCGGAGGACGTGGCCACGACGGTGGCCGCCACGATCGAACACCCCGAACCCCCGCTGCGTGTACCGGCCGGGGCACCCGCCGAACGGGCGCTGCGGGCCCGGAAGGCGGCTCCCGAGGATGAGCCGTTCCTGCTGGCCGAGATCGATTGGTAG
- a CDS encoding putative quinol monooxygenase yields MYQFLVSFTVQPEHRDDFVRAAHRTARDSLANEPGSHRFEVVPDEENPDVLYAEGPTWLMRGELVGDKTAA; encoded by the coding sequence ATGTACCAGTTCCTGGTTTCCTTCACCGTCCAGCCGGAGCACCGCGACGACTTCGTCCGGGCGGCCCACCGCACCGCCCGCGACTCCCTCGCGAACGAGCCCGGCTCCCACCGGTTCGAGGTCGTCCCGGACGAGGAGAACCCGGATGTCCTCTACGCCGAGGGCCCGACGTGGCTCATGCGGGGCGAACTCGTCGGCGACAAGACCGCCGCCTGA
- a CDS encoding winged helix-turn-helix transcriptional regulator: MTLPNTYADGNCPLARTLEVVGERWTLLILRDAFYGVRRFGDFATQLGVPRAVLTNRLKSLTQAGVLTREDAGAGRVEYRLTDKGLALWPAVHALMNWGDAFYSPHGAKRVLRHDLDGGLLDPDGRCRDCGSSVPVPEIRIEPGPGFQAPDREGDPVSSAINTPRRLLDPIVTAPTPGRQDDTGPGARTKPQPSGDRTVAQDATAGCRGGMSNWA, encoded by the coding sequence ATGACCCTCCCCAACACCTACGCGGACGGGAACTGCCCCCTCGCGCGAACGCTGGAGGTCGTGGGCGAGCGCTGGACGCTGCTGATCCTCCGGGACGCGTTCTACGGCGTACGGAGGTTCGGTGACTTCGCGACCCAACTCGGCGTCCCGCGAGCCGTGTTGACCAACCGGCTGAAGTCGCTGACGCAGGCGGGCGTGCTCACCCGCGAGGACGCCGGGGCCGGCCGGGTCGAGTACCGGCTGACGGACAAGGGCCTCGCCCTGTGGCCGGCCGTGCACGCCCTGATGAACTGGGGCGATGCCTTCTACTCCCCGCACGGAGCCAAGCGCGTCCTCCGCCACGACCTCGACGGCGGTCTCCTCGACCCCGACGGACGCTGCCGGGACTGCGGCTCGTCCGTCCCGGTCCCGGAGATCCGGATCGAACCCGGCCCCGGCTTCCAGGCACCGGACCGCGAGGGCGATCCCGTCTCCAGCGCGATCAACACACCACGCCGACTCCTCGACCCGATCGTGACAGCCCCCACACCCGGCCGACAGGACGACACCGGCCCCGGCGCCCGCACGAAACCCCAACCGTCCGGTGACAGGACCGTCGCGCAGGACGCCACAGCGGGATGCCGGGGCGGAATGTCCAACTGGGCGTGA